One Vespa crabro chromosome 4, iyVesCrab1.2, whole genome shotgun sequence DNA segment encodes these proteins:
- the LOC124423261 gene encoding alpha-catulin isoform X3 produces MGSSMISTLVSHRERPLCSDRSLRAVARVGQAVNLAVERFVTVGETIADDNPEIKQDMYEACKEARVAGSAIEKLCECAMEDSLADRGSVVRAARCLLGSVTRVLLLADIVVVKQLLLAKDKVARSLGRLESVSNFTEFVKAFSQFGAEMVELAHLTGDRQNDLKDERRRAQMAAARQVLERSTMMLLTSSKTCLRHPECPSARENRDTVFCQMRRAMDLIHYVVKDGVLDCSESQSYPNSQNPQQEDWDSSTVCSALKHFERLVETTRMTLLGQGCRETLTSALDTVVERTQDFTDSAYTSHEHRENILLLCDRAKLELNTLLRIGNSMNFEGGGCSPSSEMEQAVLGVLRATRDLRQQLTTTTMEQAGDLGQVTKAGQELVSTIRNLALANEIDRLQESSDRFHEYIEHILEVCKLLRHVALSESLQVSAKFTEINLRIYGPQVVTAAHTLARHPTSKIAKENLEVFADMWQWLMTDVTTVAKDVLELSQSRPEKQVYMSLPRPGKHGTTSKPLKPVRLDSEEQAKIAKAGLEMKLITSEMDAETEKWQESGSALEENNDIVKRAKNMSSMAFSMYQFTRGEGALKTTQDLFTQAEYFAEEANRLYKVVRQFSYQVPGGPHKKELLENLDRVPTYVQQLQFTVKNPTVGKAATFTKVDNVIQETKNLMNVISKVVTTCFVCATKHNINMPQFVDLSPTPMPGENEEDCLYPISPQLLPSSSPYVQPHPLTSAQFHNILRTSLNLSAFNPYFNVVPTTIGGFVTNATTSAATTTTTTTATTTTMRNSTTNNNPNKSSTSFVHPSVLPFSTNQTNVPQPSPYSLQNLQLLQLQLHQAQLQHLRYASLPR; encoded by the exons GATCAgcgatagaaaaattatgcGAATGTGCTATGGAAGACAGTTTGGCAGATCGCGGCTCGGTTGTCAGAGCGGCAAGATGCCTTTTGGGTTCGGTTACGAGAGTCCTTCTTTTGGCGGACATAGTAGTGGTGAAACAATTGCTTTTAGCGAAGGACAAGGTGGCCCGTAGCCTTGGACGTCTTGAAAGCGTTTCGAATTTCACGGAATTCGTTAAAGCATTTAGCCAATTCGGCGCGGAAATGGTGGAATTGGCTCACCTCACCGGTGATCGTCAG AATGACCTGAAGGACGAGAGACGAAGGGCACAAATGGCAGCTGCCCGACAAGTTTTGGAGAGAAGCACGATGATGCTACTCACATCCAGCAAAACGTGCCTGAGACATCCGGAATGTCCCTCGGCTAGAGAGAATAGGGACACAGTTTTCTGTCAAATGAGAAGAGCGATGGATCTAATACATTACGTGGTTAAGGATGGTGTCCTCGATTGTAGTGAATCTCAATCTTACCCTAATTCTCaa AATCCACAGCAAGAGGATTGGGACAGTAGTACCGTGTGCTCAGCATTGAAACATTTTGAGAGGCTCGTAGAGACGACGAGGATGACTCTATTGGGACAAGGCTGTCGCGAAACACTGACATCAGCCCTCGATACCGTCGTCGAGAGGACCCAGGACTTTACCGACAGCGCTTACACGAGTCACGAGCACCGAGAGaatatccttcttctttgCGATAGAGCGAAACTCGAGCTGAATACTCTATTGCGGATCGGTAACAGTATG AACTTCGAAGGAGGCGGATGTTCACCAAGTTCGGAGATGGAACAAGCAGTATTGGGAGTTCTTCGTGCTACTCGTGACCTTCGTCAGCAGCttacgactacgacgatgGAACAAGCCGGTGACCTTGGACAGGTGACCAAAGCCGGTCAGGAATTAGTCTCGACAATTAGAAATCTCGCTTTGGCTAACGAAATCGACCGACTTCAAGAGAGCAGCGACAGGTTTCACGAGTACATCGAACATATTCTCGAA gTATGCAAACTCTTGAGACACGTTGCACTTTCGGAGTCTCTTCAAGTATCGGCAAAGTTCACCGAAATCAACCTAAGAATTTACGGGCCTCAAGTGGTGACAGCTGCGCACACGTTAGCTAGGCATCCTACTAGTAAAATTGctaaagaaaatttagaaG TTTTCGCTGATATGTGGCAATGGTTAATGACCGACGTGACAACAGTAGCGAAAGATGTTTTGGAATTAAGTCAGAGCAGACCGGAAAAGCAGGTGTATATGTCCCTGCCACGGCCAGGT AAACACGGTACGACGAGCAAGCCATTGAAACCAGTAAGACTGGATAGCGAGGAACAAGCAAAGATAGCAAAGGCTGGCCTTGAGATGAAGCTGATAACATCGGAGATGGACGCAGAGACGGAGAAATGGCAAGAGAGTGGTAGCGCACTCGAGGAGAACAACGACATAGTGAAACGTGCGAAGAATATGTCGTCAATGGCCTTCTCGATGTATCAATTTACAAGGGGGGAGGGAGCCCTTAAAACGACACAGGATCTTTTCACGCAAGCTGAGTATTTTGCGGAGGAGGCGAATAGATTGTACAAGGTTGTGAGACAATTTAGTTATCAG GTACCGGGTGGACCGCACAAGAAAGAACTATTAGAAAATCTGGATCGAGTGCCAACATATGTGCAGCAATTGCAATTCACCGTGAAGAACCCAACCGTCGGTAAAGCGGCGACATTTACCAAAGTCGACAACGTTATACAAGAGACAAAGAACTTGATGAACGTGATATCGAAGGTGGTCACTACGTGCTTCGTCTGCGCCACAAAG CATAACATCAACATGCCGCAGTTCGTGGATCTGAGTCCGACACCGATGCCAGGGGAGAACGAAGAGGATTGTTTATATCCTATCAGTCCGCAATTACTTCCATCCTCGTCGCCATACGTTCAACCTCATCCTTTGACCTCGGCACAGTTCCATAATATCCTTCGAACGAGCCTAAATCTTTCAGCATTCAATCCTTATTTCAACGTGGTACCAACAACGATAGGCGGATTTGTCACTAATGCTACTACTagtgctgctactactactactactactactgctactactacgaCAATGAGAAATTCAACGACGAACAACAATCCTAACAAAAGTTCGACATCCTTCGTTCATCCCTCGGTCCTTCCTTTCTCAACAAATCAAACGAACGTGCCACAGCCGTCGCCATATTCTCTACAAAATCTTCAGCTATTGCAGCTGCAATTGCATCAGGCACAATTGCAACATCTGAGATACGCCAGTCTGCCCAGATAA
- the LOC124423261 gene encoding alpha-catulin isoform X2, translated as MYEESMAAERQISTLVSHRERPLCSDRSLRAVARVGQAVNLAVERFVTVGETIADDNPEIKQDMYEACKEARVAGSAIEKLCECAMEDSLADRGSVVRAARCLLGSVTRVLLLADIVVVKQLLLAKDKVARSLGRLESVSNFTEFVKAFSQFGAEMVELAHLTGDRQNDLKDERRRAQMAAARQVLERSTMMLLTSSKTCLRHPECPSARENRDTVFCQMRRAMDLIHYVVKDGVLDCSESQSYPNSQNPQQEDWDSSTVCSALKHFERLVETTRMTLLGQGCRETLTSALDTVVERTQDFTDSAYTSHEHRENILLLCDRAKLELNTLLRIGNSMNFEGGGCSPSSEMEQAVLGVLRATRDLRQQLTTTTMEQAGDLGQVTKAGQELVSTIRNLALANEIDRLQESSDRFHEYIEHILEVCKLLRHVALSESLQVSAKFTEINLRIYGPQVVTAAHTLARHPTSKIAKENLEVFADMWQWLMTDVTTVAKDVLELSQSRPEKQVYMSLPRPGKHGTTSKPLKPVRLDSEEQAKIAKAGLEMKLITSEMDAETEKWQESGSALEENNDIVKRAKNMSSMAFSMYQFTRGEGALKTTQDLFTQAEYFAEEANRLYKVVRQFSYQVPGGPHKKELLENLDRVPTYVQQLQFTVKNPTVGKAATFTKVDNVIQETKNLMNVISKVVTTCFVCATKHNINMPQFVDLSPTPMPGENEEDCLYPISPQLLPSSSPYVQPHPLTSAQFHNILRTSLNLSAFNPYFNVVPTTIGGFVTNATTSAATTTTTTTATTTTMRNSTTNNNPNKSSTSFVHPSVLPFSTNQTNVPQPSPYSLQNLQLLQLQLHQAQLQHLRYASLPR; from the exons GATCAgcgatagaaaaattatgcGAATGTGCTATGGAAGACAGTTTGGCAGATCGCGGCTCGGTTGTCAGAGCGGCAAGATGCCTTTTGGGTTCGGTTACGAGAGTCCTTCTTTTGGCGGACATAGTAGTGGTGAAACAATTGCTTTTAGCGAAGGACAAGGTGGCCCGTAGCCTTGGACGTCTTGAAAGCGTTTCGAATTTCACGGAATTCGTTAAAGCATTTAGCCAATTCGGCGCGGAAATGGTGGAATTGGCTCACCTCACCGGTGATCGTCAG AATGACCTGAAGGACGAGAGACGAAGGGCACAAATGGCAGCTGCCCGACAAGTTTTGGAGAGAAGCACGATGATGCTACTCACATCCAGCAAAACGTGCCTGAGACATCCGGAATGTCCCTCGGCTAGAGAGAATAGGGACACAGTTTTCTGTCAAATGAGAAGAGCGATGGATCTAATACATTACGTGGTTAAGGATGGTGTCCTCGATTGTAGTGAATCTCAATCTTACCCTAATTCTCaa AATCCACAGCAAGAGGATTGGGACAGTAGTACCGTGTGCTCAGCATTGAAACATTTTGAGAGGCTCGTAGAGACGACGAGGATGACTCTATTGGGACAAGGCTGTCGCGAAACACTGACATCAGCCCTCGATACCGTCGTCGAGAGGACCCAGGACTTTACCGACAGCGCTTACACGAGTCACGAGCACCGAGAGaatatccttcttctttgCGATAGAGCGAAACTCGAGCTGAATACTCTATTGCGGATCGGTAACAGTATG AACTTCGAAGGAGGCGGATGTTCACCAAGTTCGGAGATGGAACAAGCAGTATTGGGAGTTCTTCGTGCTACTCGTGACCTTCGTCAGCAGCttacgactacgacgatgGAACAAGCCGGTGACCTTGGACAGGTGACCAAAGCCGGTCAGGAATTAGTCTCGACAATTAGAAATCTCGCTTTGGCTAACGAAATCGACCGACTTCAAGAGAGCAGCGACAGGTTTCACGAGTACATCGAACATATTCTCGAA gTATGCAAACTCTTGAGACACGTTGCACTTTCGGAGTCTCTTCAAGTATCGGCAAAGTTCACCGAAATCAACCTAAGAATTTACGGGCCTCAAGTGGTGACAGCTGCGCACACGTTAGCTAGGCATCCTACTAGTAAAATTGctaaagaaaatttagaaG TTTTCGCTGATATGTGGCAATGGTTAATGACCGACGTGACAACAGTAGCGAAAGATGTTTTGGAATTAAGTCAGAGCAGACCGGAAAAGCAGGTGTATATGTCCCTGCCACGGCCAGGT AAACACGGTACGACGAGCAAGCCATTGAAACCAGTAAGACTGGATAGCGAGGAACAAGCAAAGATAGCAAAGGCTGGCCTTGAGATGAAGCTGATAACATCGGAGATGGACGCAGAGACGGAGAAATGGCAAGAGAGTGGTAGCGCACTCGAGGAGAACAACGACATAGTGAAACGTGCGAAGAATATGTCGTCAATGGCCTTCTCGATGTATCAATTTACAAGGGGGGAGGGAGCCCTTAAAACGACACAGGATCTTTTCACGCAAGCTGAGTATTTTGCGGAGGAGGCGAATAGATTGTACAAGGTTGTGAGACAATTTAGTTATCAG GTACCGGGTGGACCGCACAAGAAAGAACTATTAGAAAATCTGGATCGAGTGCCAACATATGTGCAGCAATTGCAATTCACCGTGAAGAACCCAACCGTCGGTAAAGCGGCGACATTTACCAAAGTCGACAACGTTATACAAGAGACAAAGAACTTGATGAACGTGATATCGAAGGTGGTCACTACGTGCTTCGTCTGCGCCACAAAG CATAACATCAACATGCCGCAGTTCGTGGATCTGAGTCCGACACCGATGCCAGGGGAGAACGAAGAGGATTGTTTATATCCTATCAGTCCGCAATTACTTCCATCCTCGTCGCCATACGTTCAACCTCATCCTTTGACCTCGGCACAGTTCCATAATATCCTTCGAACGAGCCTAAATCTTTCAGCATTCAATCCTTATTTCAACGTGGTACCAACAACGATAGGCGGATTTGTCACTAATGCTACTACTagtgctgctactactactactactactactgctactactacgaCAATGAGAAATTCAACGACGAACAACAATCCTAACAAAAGTTCGACATCCTTCGTTCATCCCTCGGTCCTTCCTTTCTCAACAAATCAAACGAACGTGCCACAGCCGTCGCCATATTCTCTACAAAATCTTCAGCTATTGCAGCTGCAATTGCATCAGGCACAATTGCAACATCTGAGATACGCCAGTCTGCCCAGATAA